A window of Fibrobacter sp. genomic DNA:
GAATGCCAGCCAGTAAGATCAATACAGAGCCGATCAATGCTATGATAATCAGGGTAGTTCTGATTTTTCTGGAACGATTTGCGGCATTTACCCCTTTAGTGTTTGCCAGTTTTTTCGACATGCTGGCTACAACCCGGTCCCGCGACATTTCACTGATAACATCTTTTCTCATAATACTCTCTGCATCCGGGTGTCACTGTCAGGGTAAACATAACATCCAGGGGCTAACTATAATTCTACAAAGGGCGTATTAAGAAATCAATCAGGATTCAATCTCTGTTTGAATCCCTACCTTATGTAAAGGGAGTAGTATTGAGGATACTCTATATCTGACCAGGAAATTTATTCTATCCCTAGCAGTCTCCTGACAGCCTTGATTATCTGACGAATATCACTTTTCATAATGAGGTCATCAGCGCCCGCTTTTTTTGCTATATCATAGAAGCGATTTGGTTCGTGGCCGGTTACTATCAGGATTTTAAGCCCCGGGTGGCTCTTACGCACAATTTTCGTGAAATCGATTCCGCTTTTTCCCGGAAGTGAAATATCAATAAGGACCAGGTCAGGATTTAATTCTCCAACTCTTCTTAATGCCTCATCTGCATCCGTTGCCTGTGCCGCGATTTCAATATCCATCTCTTTCCGAAACATAATTGAATAGAGAAACTGCATCTCCTCATGATCTTCAACGATAATTATTCTTTTTTTTTCCATAATGAAGTTTATTCCTGGAATGCATATCTACAGTGTTGCAACCCCGATACCATAAAGATCAGAAGCTGCAGATCTGCCTGAAAATGAAATGAAACGGCCTGTGTTTTGCACCAGAATCAACAT
This region includes:
- a CDS encoding response regulator; amino-acid sequence: MEKKRIIIVEDHEEMQFLYSIMFRKEMDIEIAAQATDADEALRRVGELNPDLVLIDISLPGKSGIDFTKIVRKSHPGLKILIVTGHEPNRFYDIAKKAGADDLIMKSDIRQIIKAVRRLLGIE